Proteins encoded within one genomic window of Amorphoplanes friuliensis DSM 7358:
- a CDS encoding sugar phosphate isomerase/epimerase family protein, which produces MDAFRVLVMTKPFGELEPGRLAEILGGMSADGGEVVVRDGQTVTPGEPQRLLEVAKEFARHGLGIDVVTTDLVRADATADRVFGVCAEAGVPLVRVGWWRYDAGLGYQRIAAEARRELAALAALARRHHLRIALQLHHGTIHPSAAHALRLTEELAVYADPGNQVMEGREDLAMSLDLLGDRVACVGVKNAAWLGERLGWQPLADGGVLEWPDILRTLHQRGYDGPLSLHAHYPMTDPGATVARDLRHLREAISLSRS; this is translated from the coding sequence AAGCCGTTCGGGGAACTCGAGCCCGGGCGGCTCGCGGAGATTCTGGGCGGCATGAGCGCTGACGGTGGCGAGGTTGTCGTCCGGGACGGGCAGACCGTGACGCCCGGGGAGCCGCAGCGGCTGCTCGAGGTGGCGAAGGAGTTCGCCCGGCACGGGCTCGGGATCGACGTCGTCACGACCGATCTGGTGCGGGCCGACGCCACCGCCGACCGGGTCTTCGGGGTCTGCGCGGAGGCCGGTGTGCCGCTGGTCCGGGTGGGCTGGTGGCGGTACGACGCCGGGCTGGGGTATCAGCGCATCGCCGCCGAGGCCCGGCGGGAGCTGGCCGCCCTGGCCGCACTGGCGCGAAGGCATCACCTGAGGATCGCCCTGCAGCTGCATCACGGGACGATTCACCCCTCGGCAGCCCACGCGTTGCGGCTCACCGAGGAGCTTGCGGTCTACGCGGATCCGGGCAACCAGGTGATGGAGGGCCGCGAGGACCTGGCGATGAGCCTGGACCTGCTCGGTGACCGGGTGGCCTGCGTGGGCGTCAAGAACGCGGCCTGGCTCGGCGAGCGGCTCGGCTGGCAGCCGCTCGCCGACGGTGGTGTCCTCGAGTGGCCGGACATCCTGCGGACCCTGCACCAGCGTGGCTACGACGGACCGCTCTCCCTGCACGCGCACTACCCGATGACCGATCCCGGGGCCACCGTCGCGCGGGACCTGCGTCATCTCCGGGAAGCGATCTCCCTGAGCAGGTCCTGA
- a CDS encoding glucarate dehydratase family protein, with translation MTDLPVRDVAVTPIAFPDPPLLNSAGVHEPWALRAIVEIRCGDGLTGVGETYGDAPHLALLAAAARSLTGLDVFDLAGLRSRVAAAIGTVDTPDRHGLTGGSSAAKTLARVVSPFEVALLDLQGKAIGRPVHALLGGKVRDTVPFSAYLFYKWAGHPGAEPDEYGEALDPAGIVAQARKLVDRYGFRSIKLKGGVFPPDEEIAAIRALRAEFPGLPLRLDPNCAWTVGTSVKVAEETAGLLEYLEDPTGGLAGMAEVAALAPMPLATNMCVVQFADLPESVARGSVGIVLADHHYWGGLSASARLATICDTWGLGLSMHSNSHLGISLAAMTHLAAATPNLTYAVDTHLPWQLGVDVVDSPLTFVDGDVVVPDAPGLGVAVDPDALARLHENYVACGITERDDTAYRRRFEPGYEKLRPRW, from the coding sequence ATGACAGACCTTCCGGTACGCGACGTGGCGGTGACCCCGATCGCGTTCCCCGACCCGCCGTTGCTCAACTCGGCCGGTGTGCACGAGCCGTGGGCGCTGCGCGCGATCGTGGAGATCCGCTGCGGTGACGGCCTGACCGGCGTCGGCGAGACCTACGGTGACGCGCCGCACCTGGCTCTGCTGGCCGCGGCCGCTCGTTCGCTGACCGGCCTCGACGTCTTCGACCTCGCGGGTCTGCGCAGCCGGGTCGCGGCGGCCATCGGCACCGTCGACACCCCGGACCGGCACGGGCTGACCGGCGGTTCCAGCGCCGCGAAGACGCTGGCCCGGGTCGTGTCGCCGTTCGAGGTCGCGCTGCTCGACCTGCAGGGGAAGGCCATCGGCCGGCCCGTGCACGCCCTGCTCGGCGGCAAGGTCCGGGACACGGTGCCGTTCTCCGCGTACCTGTTCTACAAGTGGGCCGGTCATCCGGGCGCCGAGCCGGACGAGTACGGCGAGGCCCTCGACCCGGCCGGGATCGTGGCGCAGGCCCGAAAGCTGGTCGACCGGTACGGCTTCCGGTCGATCAAGCTCAAGGGTGGGGTGTTCCCGCCGGACGAGGAGATCGCCGCGATCCGGGCGCTCCGCGCGGAGTTCCCCGGCCTGCCGCTGCGCCTCGACCCGAACTGCGCCTGGACCGTGGGCACCTCGGTCAAGGTCGCCGAGGAGACCGCCGGGCTGCTCGAATATCTGGAGGACCCGACCGGTGGCCTGGCCGGCATGGCCGAGGTCGCCGCGCTCGCCCCGATGCCCCTGGCCACGAACATGTGTGTGGTTCAGTTCGCGGACCTGCCCGAGTCGGTGGCACGTGGCTCGGTCGGCATCGTGCTCGCCGACCACCACTACTGGGGTGGGCTGTCCGCGTCGGCCCGGCTCGCGACGATCTGCGACACGTGGGGGCTCGGCCTGTCGATGCACTCCAACAGTCACCTCGGCATCTCGCTCGCCGCGATGACACACCTGGCGGCGGCCACACCGAACCTCACGTACGCCGTGGACACCCATCTGCCGTGGCAGCTCGGGGTGGACGTCGTCGATTCGCCGCTGACCTTTGTGGACGGTGACGTGGTCGTGCCCGACGCACCGGGTCTCGGGGTGGCCGTCGACCCGGACGCGCTGGCCCGGCTCCACGAGAACTACGTCGCCTGCGGGATCACCGAACGCGACGACACCGCGTACCGGCGCCGGTTCGAGCCTGGTTACGAGAAGCTGAGGCCACGATGGTGA
- a CDS encoding carbohydrate ABC transporter permease produces MSRRNAGARLDTALGWGAAPGPVAFAARVLLYLVLVAVFSGPLIALLVSAFGPVTDPTRLTLIPRGLTLDNFAAAIDRDVLRYLANSFIVVGCGLLLQILVSVSAAYALARKRFPGLQLVMLLILSTLMLPEEILAIPLSLVLADVPILHVNLIGTLAGMIVPVGAWAFSILVMTEFMKEIPAELEEAARLDGAGDLRIFWSVVLPLCRPALGVIGIFGFTMIWDQYMLPLLVADDAAQFTLPLALRTLRSDDQVGLGVLLAAALLALLPSVLAFLALQRQFMRGLTSGAIKG; encoded by the coding sequence ATGAGCCGCCGCAACGCCGGAGCCCGGCTCGACACCGCCCTCGGCTGGGGCGCGGCTCCCGGCCCCGTCGCGTTCGCCGCGCGGGTGCTGCTCTATCTGGTGCTGGTGGCCGTTTTTTCCGGGCCGCTGATCGCGTTGCTGGTCAGCGCGTTCGGGCCGGTGACCGATCCGACGCGGCTCACGCTGATCCCGCGCGGGCTGACCCTCGACAACTTCGCCGCCGCCATCGACCGGGACGTGCTGCGGTACCTGGCCAACTCGTTCATCGTCGTCGGCTGCGGGCTGCTGCTCCAGATCCTGGTCAGCGTTTCTGCGGCGTACGCACTGGCCCGGAAGCGATTCCCGGGCCTGCAGCTGGTCATGCTCCTGATCCTCTCCACGCTGATGCTGCCCGAGGAGATCCTGGCGATCCCGTTGTCGCTCGTGCTGGCCGACGTGCCGATCTTGCACGTCAACCTCATCGGCACGCTGGCCGGCATGATCGTGCCCGTCGGCGCGTGGGCGTTCTCGATCCTGGTCATGACGGAGTTCATGAAGGAGATCCCCGCCGAGCTGGAGGAGGCCGCCCGGCTCGACGGCGCCGGTGACCTGCGGATCTTCTGGTCCGTGGTGCTGCCGCTGTGCCGGCCCGCGCTCGGTGTCATCGGCATCTTCGGCTTCACGATGATCTGGGACCAGTACATGTTGCCGCTGCTGGTCGCCGACGACGCCGCTCAGTTCACGCTGCCGCTGGCGTTGCGGACCCTGCGCAGCGACGATCAGGTCGGGCTCGGTGTCCTGCTGGCCGCCGCGCTGCTCGCCCTGCTGCCTTCCGTGCTGGCGTTCCTCGCCCTGCAACGCCAGTTCATGCGCGGCCTCACCTCGGGAGCGATCAAAGGATGA
- a CDS encoding carbohydrate ABC transporter permease → MTMAPAAPVRTDEPPSVAPVRRSRFRRHLPAWLFLAPALLLFAVFKFVPMFRAVEMSFHEVRPYLGDRFVGLDNYREVLTNPSFTDAIGHTIVLAVGQTVGSLVLGFALALLLEGSSRGLWFVRTAVFLPTVAAMAVVAELWRILYYPAGDGAINSILGWVGVGPSQFLNDAGSSLWSVMGVGIWRGAPYDMMIFLAGLAGVDRTLYEAAAADGAGPLRRLWHVTIPALRPVLTILLTLAAIRGLRVFTEIFLLTNGGPNGASEVVMTLVYKLGLERNELGIASAGSVLLLLATVVLTVAVQVARRRGEQR, encoded by the coding sequence ATGACGATGGCGCCCGCCGCGCCGGTACGCACGGACGAGCCCCCGTCCGTCGCACCGGTGCGGCGGAGCCGCTTCCGCAGGCATCTGCCCGCGTGGCTCTTCCTCGCCCCGGCCCTGCTGCTGTTCGCGGTGTTCAAGTTCGTGCCGATGTTCCGTGCCGTGGAGATGAGCTTCCACGAGGTGCGCCCCTACCTCGGCGATCGTTTTGTCGGCCTGGACAACTACCGCGAGGTGCTCACCAACCCGTCGTTCACCGACGCGATCGGCCACACGATCGTGCTCGCGGTCGGTCAGACCGTCGGCTCGCTCGTCCTCGGGTTCGCCCTCGCGCTGCTGCTGGAGGGCTCGTCCCGCGGCCTGTGGTTCGTGCGTACGGCGGTGTTCCTGCCGACGGTCGCCGCCATGGCCGTGGTCGCGGAGCTGTGGCGCATCCTCTACTACCCGGCCGGGGACGGCGCGATCAACAGCATCCTGGGCTGGGTCGGCGTCGGCCCGTCGCAGTTCCTCAACGACGCCGGCTCGTCGTTGTGGTCGGTCATGGGTGTCGGCATCTGGCGCGGCGCCCCGTACGACATGATGATCTTCCTGGCCGGGCTGGCCGGTGTGGACCGGACCCTCTACGAGGCGGCGGCGGCCGACGGCGCCGGGCCGTTGCGCCGGCTGTGGCACGTGACGATCCCCGCGCTGCGACCGGTCCTGACCATCCTGCTGACCCTCGCCGCCATCCGCGGCCTGCGGGTCTTCACCGAGATCTTCCTGCTCACCAACGGCGGCCCGAACGGCGCGTCGGAGGTCGTCATGACGCTCGTCTACAAACTCGGCCTGGAACGCAACGAGCTCGGCATCGCCTCGGCCGGCTCGGTCCTGCTGCTGCTCGCCACGGTGGTGCTGACCGTCGCCGTCCAGGTGGCCCGGCGCCGGGGGGAGCAGCGATGA
- a CDS encoding sugar ABC transporter substrate-binding protein, with product MSTRRLLAAAVAVLITATGLTACGDDGAPEQDANAALDIWIRKPPGSGSEKTAQAIAAGFTAATGTPAKVTALFEDFETKLQQAAAQKDLPDIVINDTAQLGTLVKQGLVREVDKTALAGGADLTPTSWDAATSADGKTFGVPFSAQSFALFIRKDWREKVGAELPKSWADLDALAKSFTTGDPDGNGKADTYGYVVPGSTKRGYTAWYLTSFLWSGGGDFLSGDAGNYTPAINTPQSVAVVDEFKKQFCTDKDVVPGAVTLETTQAHPLFETGKGGIYFTGPYNMARFDKSLGKDKYEVVALPAGPGGKAQSLAEGENVYLMAGSTNETGQQKFAEYAVSVAGQTIGMAGDSDGGIVRLPVNSTVQLASVRKDTRWATFEEVFKSSGRYTPAVPDWTPFRQSAAEALNGIVANCSSDTKTELDKLAKTFDEELTKQGVKG from the coding sequence ATGTCTACCAGAAGACTGCTGGCCGCGGCCGTGGCCGTACTGATCACCGCCACCGGGCTCACCGCCTGCGGCGACGACGGTGCGCCGGAACAGGACGCGAACGCAGCGCTGGACATCTGGATCCGCAAACCCCCGGGCTCCGGCTCCGAGAAGACCGCCCAGGCGATCGCCGCCGGATTCACCGCCGCCACCGGCACCCCGGCCAAGGTCACCGCGCTCTTCGAGGACTTCGAGACGAAGCTCCAGCAGGCCGCGGCCCAGAAGGATCTGCCCGACATCGTCATCAACGACACCGCGCAGCTCGGCACGCTCGTCAAGCAGGGTCTGGTCCGTGAGGTGGACAAGACCGCGCTGGCCGGTGGCGCCGACCTCACCCCGACCTCGTGGGACGCCGCCACGAGCGCCGACGGCAAGACCTTCGGCGTACCGTTCTCGGCCCAGTCGTTTGCGCTCTTCATCCGCAAGGACTGGCGGGAGAAGGTCGGTGCTGAGCTGCCGAAGAGCTGGGCCGATCTGGACGCCCTCGCCAAGTCCTTCACCACGGGCGACCCTGACGGCAACGGCAAGGCCGACACGTACGGCTATGTCGTACCCGGCTCCACCAAGCGCGGTTACACGGCCTGGTACCTGACCAGCTTCCTGTGGTCCGGTGGCGGCGACTTCCTCAGCGGTGACGCCGGCAACTACACGCCGGCGATCAACACCCCGCAGTCGGTCGCGGTGGTCGACGAGTTCAAGAAGCAGTTCTGCACCGACAAGGACGTCGTCCCCGGGGCGGTCACCCTCGAGACCACGCAGGCGCATCCGCTCTTCGAGACGGGCAAGGGCGGGATCTACTTTACCGGGCCGTACAACATGGCGCGGTTCGACAAGAGCCTCGGCAAGGACAAGTACGAGGTGGTCGCGCTGCCGGCCGGTCCCGGTGGCAAGGCGCAGTCGCTCGCCGAGGGGGAGAACGTCTACCTGATGGCCGGCAGCACCAACGAGACCGGGCAGCAGAAGTTCGCCGAGTACGCCGTCTCCGTCGCGGGTCAGACCATCGGCATGGCCGGTGACTCCGACGGTGGCATCGTCCGGCTGCCGGTCAACTCGACCGTGCAGCTGGCCTCGGTCCGCAAGGACACGCGGTGGGCGACGTTCGAGGAGGTCTTCAAGTCCTCCGGCCGCTACACCCCGGCGGTGCCCGACTGGACGCCGTTCCGCCAGTCCGCCGCCGAAGCCCTCAACGGCATCGTTGCGAACTGTTCCTCGGACACCAAGACCGAGCTCGACAAGCTCGCCAAGACCTTTGACGAGGAGCTGACCAAGCAGGGGGTCAAGGGATGA
- a CDS encoding IclR family transcriptional regulator, with product MALARSRPATHTSITANDSSPVKSAERTVKILETLAASPTKLTLSELQERMGYPRSSLHALVRTLRELKWVESDESGSAFGVGPHALLSGTAYLDRDPALRFAYETLEDLRTEVGHTIHYARRDDTHVLYLASRESREAERVISRVGRRLPAHVTGLGQALLAELTEAEVDTLLPAELESVTPSTITGRAALHAELDAVRKRGWAFEVEQGTEGVACVAVAVGYRIPATDAISCSMPADLAKGAHLDKVVAAVTAHTHALATTLRREGIR from the coding sequence ATGGCTCTTGCTCGATCCCGACCGGCCACCCACACATCCATCACCGCGAATGACTCCTCGCCGGTCAAGTCGGCGGAGCGCACGGTGAAGATCCTCGAGACGCTCGCCGCCTCACCGACCAAACTGACACTGTCGGAGCTCCAGGAACGCATGGGCTACCCGCGGTCGAGCCTGCACGCCCTGGTCCGCACGCTGCGCGAGCTCAAGTGGGTCGAGTCCGACGAGAGCGGCTCGGCCTTCGGCGTCGGCCCCCACGCCCTTCTCTCCGGTACGGCCTACCTGGACCGTGACCCGGCGCTGCGGTTCGCGTACGAAACTCTCGAGGATCTGCGGACCGAGGTCGGGCACACGATCCACTACGCCCGCCGGGACGACACCCACGTGCTCTACCTGGCCAGCCGCGAGTCCCGCGAGGCCGAACGGGTCATCTCCCGGGTCGGCCGCCGGCTGCCCGCCCACGTCACCGGGCTCGGCCAGGCGCTGCTCGCCGAGCTGACCGAGGCCGAAGTGGACACACTGCTGCCGGCCGAGCTCGAGTCGGTCACCCCCAGCACGATCACCGGCCGCGCCGCCCTGCACGCCGAGCTCGACGCGGTCCGCAAGCGCGGCTGGGCCTTCGAGGTCGAGCAGGGCACCGAGGGTGTCGCCTGCGTGGCCGTCGCGGTCGGCTACCGGATCCCGGCCACCGACGCCATCTCCTGCTCGATGCCGGCCGACCTGGCCAAGGGCGCCCACCTGGACAAGGTGGTGGCGGCCGTGACCGCCCACACCCACGCGCTCGCGACGACCCTGCGCCGCGAGGGCATCCGCTAG
- a CDS encoding NAD-dependent epimerase/dehydratase family protein → MAQRLLITGGSGKVATSLRPRLAAPGRTLRLLDIVAPAPVDGSGDEEVVIASVDDLDALTAAFADVDAIVHLGGQSKESDAEDVLRLNAYGTYCVLEAARRAGVKRVVLASSSHAVGFHERDDSYPDGLPADLPPRPDTLYGWSKTAVESLGRLYVDRFGLDVICLRIGLWFPTPPQLRGLALWLSPDDGARLVEACVAVEHPGYRIVWGVSRNTRRWWSLAEGEAIGYFPKDDAEIFAERYVAEFGEPDFEHDPLLNRVGSYWCDHPLGQRMG, encoded by the coding sequence ATGGCTCAGCGACTCCTCATCACCGGCGGCTCGGGCAAGGTGGCGACCTCGTTGCGCCCGCGCCTGGCCGCCCCGGGGCGCACGCTGCGACTGCTGGACATCGTGGCGCCGGCGCCGGTCGACGGGAGCGGCGACGAGGAGGTGGTCATCGCCTCGGTGGACGACCTCGACGCCCTGACCGCGGCGTTCGCGGACGTGGACGCGATCGTCCACCTGGGTGGGCAGAGCAAGGAGTCCGACGCCGAGGACGTGCTGCGGCTCAACGCGTACGGGACCTATTGTGTCCTGGAGGCGGCCCGCCGCGCCGGGGTGAAGCGGGTTGTCCTGGCGTCGTCGAGTCATGCCGTCGGTTTCCACGAGCGCGACGACAGCTACCCCGACGGGCTCCCGGCCGACCTCCCGCCCCGCCCCGACACCCTGTACGGCTGGAGCAAGACCGCCGTCGAGTCGCTGGGCCGCCTGTACGTGGACCGCTTCGGCCTGGACGTGATCTGCCTGCGCATCGGCCTGTGGTTCCCGACGCCGCCGCAGCTGCGCGGGCTGGCCCTCTGGCTGTCACCCGACGACGGCGCCCGGCTGGTCGAGGCCTGTGTCGCCGTCGAGCATCCGGGATATCGGATCGTCTGGGGTGTCAGCCGCAACACCCGCCGCTGGTGGTCACTGGCCGAGGGCGAGGCGATCGGCTACTTCCCGAAGGACGACGCCGAGATCTTCGCGGAGCGGTACGTGGCGGAGTTCGGCGAGCCCGACTTCGAGCACGACCCGCTGTTGAACCGCGTCGGCTCGTACTGGTGCGACCACCCGCTCGGTCAGCGTATGGGCTAG
- a CDS encoding 2-hydroxy-3-oxopropionate reductase, protein MPDAIGFIGLGIMGSPMAANLVKAGFDVAGHTRSRAGLDRLAAAGGRPVTGLAEAVTGADVVITMLPDSPDVEQVILGPDGVLAHARPGTLLIDMSTIRPRTARAVAAAAADRGLRPLDAPVSGGEQGAVEGVLSIMVGGAAADFEAAGPVLSALGTTIVHVGPSGAGQTVKAANQLVVAGTIQLLAEAIVLLEASGVDAHAGLQVLAGGLAGSTVLDRKGAGMLARTFTPGFRSDLHHKDLGIMLDAAREAGAVVPVGALLGQLMAALRAQGDGGLDHTALLLATERMSGRTHD, encoded by the coding sequence ATGCCAGACGCCATCGGCTTCATCGGCCTGGGGATCATGGGTTCGCCCATGGCCGCCAATCTCGTCAAGGCGGGCTTCGACGTGGCGGGCCACACCCGCAGCCGGGCCGGCCTCGACCGGCTCGCCGCGGCGGGCGGCCGCCCGGTGACCGGCCTCGCCGAAGCAGTCACCGGCGCGGACGTGGTGATCACGATGCTGCCGGACTCCCCCGACGTCGAGCAGGTGATCCTCGGGCCGGACGGTGTGCTCGCCCACGCCCGGCCGGGAACGCTGCTCATCGACATGTCCACGATCCGGCCGCGGACCGCCCGAGCCGTCGCGGCCGCCGCTGCCGACCGGGGCCTCCGCCCGCTGGACGCCCCGGTCTCCGGCGGAGAACAGGGTGCGGTCGAAGGCGTTCTGTCCATCATGGTCGGTGGTGCCGCAGCCGACTTCGAAGCCGCCGGTCCGGTGCTCAGCGCCCTCGGCACGACCATCGTCCACGTCGGACCTTCCGGCGCCGGGCAGACGGTCAAGGCCGCGAATCAGCTTGTCGTCGCCGGCACGATCCAGCTCCTCGCGGAGGCCATCGTGCTCCTCGAGGCGAGCGGTGTCGACGCCCACGCCGGACTCCAGGTCCTCGCCGGTGGCCTGGCCGGCAGCACAGTCCTGGACCGCAAGGGCGCGGGCATGCTCGCCCGCACCTTCACTCCCGGCTTCCGCTCCGACCTGCACCACAAGGACCTCGGCATCATGCTCGACGCAGCCCGCGAAGCCGGAGCGGTGGTCCCCGTCGGCGCCCTGCTGGGTCAGCTCATGGCGGCCCTCCGCGCCCAGGGCGACGGCGGCCTCGACCACACGGCGCTGCTGCTCGCCACCGAGCGGATGTCAGGCCGCACCCATGACTGA
- a CDS encoding HpcH/HpaI aldolase family protein, translating into MTDLRERLRTGEILYGTFLGFGSALSAEACAVAGFDWLLVDLEHGGGDEPALLHQQIAAEARGLAMFARVETAERIRTGRVLDVGVTGVMFPRLETAAEVTEAVRHLRYPPAGDRGVATYNRVYDFGLRPEGLATANDGVLGIVQIESRRALAAVTEIAAIPGVDVLFVGPRDLSHDLGVPGAFTHPDFRAALDEVLAAAKNAGVAAGILAGNAAQALEYAGLGFQFVGVGSDASLLARAAHDAVRFLRGG; encoded by the coding sequence ATGACTGACCTGCGCGAACGCCTCCGCACCGGCGAAATCCTCTACGGCACCTTCCTCGGCTTCGGCTCGGCCCTGTCCGCCGAGGCCTGCGCGGTCGCCGGCTTCGACTGGCTCCTGGTCGACCTCGAACACGGCGGCGGCGACGAACCGGCCCTCCTCCACCAGCAGATCGCCGCCGAAGCCCGCGGCCTGGCGATGTTCGCCCGCGTGGAGACCGCCGAACGCATCCGCACGGGCCGCGTCCTTGACGTCGGCGTGACCGGCGTGATGTTCCCCCGCCTGGAGACGGCCGCGGAGGTCACCGAAGCCGTCCGCCACCTGCGGTATCCGCCGGCAGGTGATCGTGGTGTCGCCACGTACAACCGCGTCTACGACTTCGGTTTGCGACCCGAGGGCCTGGCCACCGCCAACGACGGGGTCCTCGGCATCGTCCAGATCGAAAGCCGCCGCGCCCTGGCCGCGGTCACCGAGATCGCCGCCATCCCGGGAGTTGATGTCCTGTTCGTGGGGCCCCGCGACCTGTCTCATGACCTCGGCGTACCCGGTGCTTTCACCCACCCGGACTTCCGCGCCGCGCTGGACGAGGTGCTCGCCGCGGCAAAAAACGCGGGGGTCGCGGCCGGCATTCTGGCCGGCAACGCCGCACAGGCCCTGGAGTACGCGGGCCTGGGCTTCCAGTTCGTGGGGGTGGGCTCGGACGCGTCGCTGCTGGCGCGGGCCGCCCACGACGCCGTGCGCTTCCTCCGCGGCGGCTGA